The Cyclopterus lumpus isolate fCycLum1 chromosome 6, fCycLum1.pri, whole genome shotgun sequence genome contains a region encoding:
- the rgma gene encoding repulsive guidance molecule A, with amino-acid sequence MQSPRERSEVRPRAGWMVMGKRGRPSALDVCRVLAVFLALCPSVSLQCKILKCNSEFWASTSSSGPEEEFCTALRAYNGCVRRTARTCRGDLAYHSAQHGIEDLMSQHNCSKEGPTSQPRARTPLPPPPPPLLPDSQERSDGPEVCHYERSLLRNTAPPNYTHCGFFGDPHLRTFGDDFQTCKVEGAWPLIHNKYLSVQVTNTPVVPGSLATATSKLTIIFKNFQECVDQKMYHAETDELPAAFADGSKNGGDRHGANTLRVVEKVPGQHVEIQARYIGTTIVVRQVGRYLTFAVRMPEEVVNSVEEGDNQDLYLCLHGCPANQRIDFRNFKTRAAEAHSAGRIRGGTAAHGFTYQSAKAKCKERLPVEDLYFQSCVFDLLSSGDINFTMAAYYAFEDVKMLHSNSKRYHIFEKNAFMSNSGQKGKDILSLLFLNALAVLLWVECCTVHL; translated from the exons ATGCAGTCGCCACG GGAGAGGAGTGAAGTGCGACCCCGAGCTGGATGGATGGTTATGGGGAAAAGAGGAAGACCCTCGGCGCTTGACGTGTGCAGAGTCCTTGCGGTGTTTCTCGCACTCTGCCCCTCAG TGAGTCTGCAGTGCAAGATCCTCAAGTGTAACTCCGAATTTTGGGCCTCCACCTCAAGCTCTGGACCCGAGGAGGAGTTTTGCACAGCACTGCGAGCGTACAACGGCTGTGTACGGCGGACTGCGCGAACCTGCAGGGGCGACTTGGCGTACCACTCCGCCCAGCATGGCATAGAGGATCTAATGAGCCAACACAACTGCTCCAAGGAGGGGCCGACATCCCAACCACGTGCCCGcacacctcttcctcctccacctccgccgCTCCTGCCTGACAGCCAGGAGCGCTCCGATGGCCCAGAAGTGTGCCACTATGAGCGCAGTCTTCTTCGCAACACCGCGCCGCCCAACTACACCCACTGTGGCTTCTTTGGAGATCCACACCTCCGAACATTTGGTGATGACTTCCAGACATGTAAGGTGGAAGGAGCCTGGCCGCTCATCCACAACAAATACCTGTCTGTCCAGGTGACCAACACTCCTGTGGTGCCCGGGTCTTTGGCTACTGCCACAAGCAAG CTGACAATCATATTCAAGAACTTCCAAGAATGTGTGGACCAGAAGATGTACCACGCAGAGACGGATGAGCTGCCAGCTGCGTTTGCAGATGGCTCCAAGAACGGAGGGGATCGGCACGGAGCTAACACCCTGCGCGTGGTGGAGAAGGTTCCTGGGCAGCATGTGGAGATTCAGGCCAGGTACATTGGAACAACCATAGTGGTCCGGCAGGTAGGCCGCTACCTGACCTTTGCCGTGCGGATGCCGGAGGAAGTGGTGAACTCGGTGGAGGAAGGCGATAACCAGGACTTGTACCTGTGTCTTCACGGCTGCCCTGCCAACCAGCGCATCGACTTCAGAAACTTCAAGACTCGAGCAGCGGAGGCCCACAGCGCAGGCAGGATAAGGGGCGGCACGGCGGCGCATGGATTTACCTACCAGTCTGCCAAGGCCAAATGCAAAGAGCGGCTCCCGGTGGAGGACCTGTACTTTCAGTCATGCGTGTtcgacctcctctcctctggagACATAAACTTCACCATGGCCGCCTACTACGCCTTTGAGGATGTAAAGATGCTCCACTCAAACAGCAAGAGATACCACATCTttgaaaaaaatgcttttatgAGTAATTCAGGCCAGAAGGGCAAAGAtattctttctctcctcttcctcaacgCCCTCGCTGTCTTACTGTGGGTTGAATGTTGCACAGTTCATCTATAG